From the Hylaeus volcanicus isolate JK05 chromosome 4, UHH_iyHylVolc1.0_haploid, whole genome shotgun sequence genome, one window contains:
- the LOC128874534 gene encoding uncharacterized protein LOC128874534 isoform X1 — protein MLRPVHLALLLLMVVLVATLEEKPNNEPAQAEIEPPANKVNDLDADASGWGYSTPWRYGWRNGGWGGWRSGWGLGGRVWTGRGGWW, from the exons GCTCTTCTCCTCCTGATGGTGGTGTTGGTAGCAACATTGGAGGAAAAACCTAACAATGAGCCCGCTCAAGCGGAAATTGAACCACCCGCAAACAAGGTCAACGATTTAGATGCTGATGCGAGCGGCTGGGg ATATTCCACACCGTGGCGTTATGGATGGAGAAATGGTGGCTGGGGTGGATGGAGAAGCGGTTGGGGCTTGGGAGGAAGAGTATGGACTGGAAGAGGTGGTTGGTGGTAA
- the LOC128874534 gene encoding uncharacterized protein LOC128874534 isoform X2 produces MLKNALLLLMVVLVATLEEKPNNEPAQAEIEPPANKVNDLDADASGWGYSTPWRYGWRNGGWGGWRSGWGLGGRVWTGRGGWW; encoded by the exons ATGTTGAAGaac GCTCTTCTCCTCCTGATGGTGGTGTTGGTAGCAACATTGGAGGAAAAACCTAACAATGAGCCCGCTCAAGCGGAAATTGAACCACCCGCAAACAAGGTCAACGATTTAGATGCTGATGCGAGCGGCTGGGg ATATTCCACACCGTGGCGTTATGGATGGAGAAATGGTGGCTGGGGTGGATGGAGAAGCGGTTGGGGCTTGGGAGGAAGAGTATGGACTGGAAGAGGTGGTTGGTGGTAA